The following are from one region of the Phycisphaeraceae bacterium genome:
- a CDS encoding DUF885 domain-containing protein has product MNPSRFLTAVSVCSLLALAGSPMAIAQARATQPAIATDDARVTDADRALLRLLDEDLESMKRRNPLSAGIRGDRRFDRLLPDASEAAALSSARESQDRLTRLLALDREALSDANRVNFALLERELRDRVEAMKYKRWQVAVTNLGGPQQTIPNLAERVSFDTREQMTDFLARLRETPRYIDQTIENLRAGIREGRVQPRTAVYAAPDQAFGSATDAHLKDPTTHPLYKPFRSLDRDDALAKDARDAITKSVIPSLRRFGEFLRDEYLPATREKVGASEYPNGRAFYDFMLGTMTTTDLTADQIHEIGLKEVARIRLEMMDTIRRSDFMERVTSRSVQFDDEALFRAFLDYIRSDERFYAKTAEELLVAYRDAAKRADAWMPRLFKTLPRLPYGIREMPAFMAPSAPTAYYLSGSLENGVAGFFIANTYRLETRPLYEVVALTLHEAVPGHHHQVALAEELEGVHEWRTWQGYTGFVEGWGLYSERLGLEMERTPDAPKGMYQDPYDDFGRLSYEMWRAMRLVVDTGMHSKGWTRDMAVEYMLANSGLSERNVNAEVDRYIGWPGQATAYKIGEIKIRELRALAERELGDRFDIREFHDVVLLSGAVPLDVLERNVVEWVGKGRE; this is encoded by the coding sequence ATGAACCCCTCTCGATTCCTCACGGCTGTCTCCGTCTGCTCGCTCCTCGCGCTGGCCGGGTCGCCGATGGCGATCGCGCAGGCGCGGGCGACCCAGCCCGCGATCGCCACCGACGACGCCCGCGTGACCGACGCCGACCGCGCGCTCCTGCGCCTGCTCGACGAAGACCTCGAATCCATGAAGCGGCGCAACCCGCTCAGCGCCGGTATCCGCGGCGACCGGCGCTTCGACCGGCTGTTGCCCGACGCCAGCGAGGCCGCGGCCCTCTCGAGCGCGCGCGAGTCGCAGGACCGGCTCACGCGCCTGCTCGCCCTCGACCGCGAGGCGCTGAGCGACGCCAACCGCGTGAACTTCGCGCTGCTCGAGCGCGAGCTGCGCGACCGCGTCGAGGCGATGAAGTACAAGCGCTGGCAGGTCGCGGTGACCAACCTCGGGGGCCCCCAGCAGACGATCCCCAACCTCGCGGAGCGCGTCTCCTTCGACACGCGCGAGCAGATGACAGACTTCCTCGCGCGCCTGCGCGAGACACCCCGGTACATCGACCAGACCATCGAGAACCTGCGCGCCGGGATCCGCGAAGGGCGCGTGCAGCCGCGCACCGCGGTCTACGCCGCCCCGGACCAGGCCTTCGGCAGCGCGACCGACGCGCACCTGAAGGACCCGACCACGCACCCGCTCTACAAGCCGTTCCGGTCGCTCGATCGCGACGACGCGCTCGCGAAGGACGCGCGCGACGCGATCACGAAATCGGTGATCCCCTCCCTCCGCCGCTTCGGCGAGTTTCTGCGCGACGAGTACCTGCCGGCGACGCGCGAGAAGGTCGGCGCCTCCGAGTACCCCAACGGGCGCGCGTTCTACGACTTCATGCTGGGCACGATGACCACCACAGACCTGACCGCCGACCAGATCCACGAGATCGGGCTGAAGGAGGTCGCGCGCATCCGTCTCGAGATGATGGACACGATCCGGCGATCGGACTTCATGGAGCGGGTGACCAGCCGCAGCGTGCAGTTCGACGACGAGGCGCTCTTCCGCGCGTTCCTCGACTACATCCGCTCCGACGAGCGGTTCTACGCGAAGACCGCGGAGGAATTGCTCGTCGCGTACCGCGACGCGGCCAAGCGCGCCGACGCCTGGATGCCGCGGCTGTTCAAGACGCTCCCCCGGCTCCCCTACGGCATCCGCGAGATGCCGGCCTTCATGGCGCCCAGCGCGCCCACGGCGTATTACCTGTCCGGTTCGCTCGAGAACGGCGTCGCCGGGTTCTTCATCGCCAACACCTATCGACTCGAAACGCGCCCGCTGTACGAAGTCGTCGCGCTCACGCTCCACGAGGCGGTGCCCGGGCACCACCACCAGGTCGCGCTCGCCGAGGAACTCGAGGGCGTGCACGAGTGGCGCACCTGGCAGGGCTATACCGGCTTCGTCGAGGGCTGGGGCCTCTACAGCGAGCGGCTCGGGCTCGAGATGGAGCGCACCCCCGACGCGCCCAAGGGCATGTACCAGGACCCCTACGACGACTTCGGGCGCCTGTCCTACGAGATGTGGCGCGCGATGCGACTGGTCGTCGACACCGGCATGCACAGCAAGGGCTGGACGCGCGACATGGCGGTCGAGTACATGCTCGCCAACAGCGGGCTCTCGGAACGCAATGTCAACGCCGAGGTCGACCGCTACATCGGCTGGCCCGGCCAGGCGACGGCGTACAAGATCGGCGAGATCAAGATCCGCGAACTCCGCGCCCTGGCCGAGCGCGAGCTCGGCGACCGCTTCGACATCCGCGAGTTCCACGATGTCGTGCTGCTGTCGGGCGCCGTCCCGCTGGATGTGCTGGAGCGGAATGTGGTGGAGTGGGTTGGCAAGGGGAGGGAGTAG
- a CDS encoding DNA translocase FtsK, whose product MHGRNSQPGKRGGSSRAKGPRAAAAHADHALLWPRLAWLVGAGVWLFLAAALVSHDPADAPGHAVAPLNETLGNWCGPFGAWLAHNLFLLLGWGAWAMLVALGAEMTLLAAGKRRGQLAVRALGVLMIALAASGFHALLFPAFSNAPEGAGGVIAIAGVAELASRFGGLGAALWIALLGVIGLVVAFDHLVLVGPAAFARWATRNLARGFATLNIRLTEYINHRRDLADERRAARLARRKAAAQRENDLDDDESIPLRKPEEEERAERSKKRRLAAVAEEEEGVVAEVKPSKKKAALAPVEDELDEDETDGADEAEDSEDDELPGAPQVFKAEELREKIAKLPVRFAGAARRSATEDDLADFQAEGEEIEGYQFPSLDLLEDPDEDYSAQMESILREQAKSLEHALRLYKIDGEVVGIDSGPVITMYEVRLAPGTKVSAIETVSKDLARALKVVNVRIVPNLEGRDTIGIEAPNLKKERVRLKELMTGSDKASKMRLPLFLGKDASGEPLVVDLADLPHLLIAGATGSGKSVCMNAIIMGFLYTKKPSELKMVLVDPKMVEMSQFRDIPHLMCPVVTEMGKAAAILEWAVTKMDERYELLAEAGVRDIDGYNALEREELFERLGAYTEEEQIRIPKRLPRMVFVIDELADLMMTNKEVETSIVRLAQKARAVGIHLILATQRPQANVVTGLIKSNMPGRLAFKVASAMDSRIVLDQKGAELLLGQGDMLFLSPRTHKLLRSQGTLVDDSEARKVVKFMKSVAGPSFERQLVQLRSADEEDPENDWRDNAEKDPLFDKAVEIILETKRGSVSLLQRRLAIGYTRASRLVDLMGMAGIIGEHKGSVAREVVITREEWEAMKAQAQADADGTLWVDNATPAPIDKALARAITAPSRGEPVTPPPFDADDEEEVEAEDADEVVDETEDDEELVGEEGDEEEYEEEEEEDDAELVDEEEGDEEEEEEYEEEDAVDEEEGEEEEGEDDEESEDDDEYEYEYEYVDEDEEESEDDEEEEDDDAPEINTDAARRPKTKK is encoded by the coding sequence ATGCACGGACGCAACTCTCAACCCGGTAAGCGGGGCGGATCGTCGCGCGCGAAGGGACCTCGCGCCGCCGCCGCTCACGCCGATCACGCCCTCCTCTGGCCTCGCCTCGCCTGGCTCGTCGGCGCAGGGGTGTGGCTCTTCCTCGCCGCGGCCCTGGTCTCGCACGACCCGGCCGACGCGCCGGGCCACGCCGTCGCGCCGCTGAACGAAACGCTCGGCAACTGGTGCGGCCCCTTCGGCGCGTGGCTCGCGCACAACCTCTTCCTGCTGCTGGGCTGGGGCGCGTGGGCGATGCTCGTCGCGCTCGGCGCCGAGATGACCCTGCTCGCCGCCGGCAAGCGCCGGGGGCAACTCGCGGTCCGCGCGCTGGGCGTGCTGATGATCGCGCTCGCGGCCAGCGGGTTCCACGCGCTGCTCTTCCCGGCGTTCTCCAACGCGCCCGAGGGCGCGGGCGGCGTGATCGCCATCGCCGGCGTCGCCGAACTCGCGTCGCGCTTCGGCGGGCTGGGCGCGGCCCTCTGGATCGCGCTGCTGGGCGTGATCGGACTCGTCGTCGCGTTCGATCACCTCGTGCTCGTCGGCCCGGCGGCGTTCGCGCGCTGGGCGACGCGCAACCTGGCGCGTGGGTTCGCGACGCTCAACATCCGCCTCACCGAGTACATCAACCACCGGCGCGACCTCGCCGACGAGCGACGCGCCGCTCGCCTCGCCCGGCGCAAGGCCGCCGCCCAGCGTGAGAACGACCTCGACGACGACGAGTCGATCCCCCTGCGCAAGCCCGAGGAAGAGGAGCGCGCCGAGCGATCGAAGAAGCGCCGCCTCGCCGCCGTCGCCGAGGAAGAAGAGGGCGTCGTCGCCGAGGTCAAGCCCTCGAAGAAGAAGGCGGCCCTCGCGCCCGTCGAGGACGAACTCGACGAGGACGAAACCGACGGAGCAGACGAGGCCGAGGACAGCGAGGACGACGAACTCCCCGGCGCGCCGCAGGTCTTCAAGGCCGAGGAACTGCGCGAGAAGATCGCCAAGCTCCCGGTGCGCTTCGCCGGCGCAGCACGGCGCTCCGCGACCGAGGACGACCTGGCCGACTTCCAGGCCGAGGGCGAGGAGATCGAGGGCTACCAGTTCCCCTCGCTCGACCTGCTCGAAGACCCCGACGAGGACTACTCGGCGCAGATGGAGTCCATCCTGCGCGAGCAGGCCAAGTCGCTCGAGCATGCGCTGCGCCTCTACAAGATCGACGGCGAGGTCGTGGGCATCGACTCGGGCCCGGTCATCACCATGTACGAGGTCCGCCTCGCGCCGGGCACGAAGGTCAGCGCGATCGAGACCGTCAGCAAGGACCTCGCCCGCGCGCTCAAGGTCGTCAATGTGCGCATCGTCCCCAACCTCGAGGGGCGCGACACCATCGGCATCGAGGCGCCGAACCTCAAGAAGGAGCGCGTGCGCCTCAAGGAACTCATGACCGGCTCCGACAAGGCGTCCAAGATGCGCCTGCCCCTGTTCCTGGGCAAGGACGCGTCGGGCGAGCCCCTCGTCGTCGATCTGGCCGACCTGCCCCACCTACTCATCGCCGGCGCGACCGGCTCGGGCAAGTCGGTGTGCATGAACGCGATCATCATGGGCTTCCTCTACACCAAGAAGCCCAGCGAACTCAAGATGGTGCTCGTCGACCCCAAGATGGTCGAGATGTCGCAGTTCCGCGACATCCCCCACCTCATGTGCCCGGTCGTCACCGAGATGGGCAAGGCCGCCGCCATCCTCGAGTGGGCGGTCACCAAGATGGACGAGCGCTACGAACTCCTCGCCGAGGCGGGCGTGCGCGACATCGACGGCTACAACGCGCTGGAGCGCGAAGAACTCTTCGAGCGACTGGGCGCGTACACCGAGGAAGAGCAGATCCGCATCCCCAAGCGTCTGCCGCGCATGGTGTTCGTCATCGACGAACTCGCCGACCTGATGATGACCAACAAGGAGGTCGAGACCTCGATCGTGCGCCTCGCCCAGAAGGCGCGCGCGGTCGGTATCCACCTCATCCTCGCGACGCAGCGCCCCCAGGCGAATGTCGTCACGGGCCTCATCAAGTCCAACATGCCCGGGCGTCTGGCGTTCAAGGTCGCCAGCGCGATGGACTCGCGCATCGTGCTCGACCAGAAGGGCGCCGAACTGCTGCTGGGCCAGGGCGACATGCTGTTCCTCTCGCCGCGCACGCACAAACTGCTGCGCTCGCAGGGCACGCTCGTCGACGACAGCGAGGCGCGCAAGGTCGTCAAGTTCATGAAGTCCGTCGCCGGCCCCTCGTTCGAGCGCCAGCTCGTGCAGCTGCGCTCCGCCGACGAGGAAGACCCCGAAAACGACTGGCGCGACAACGCCGAGAAGGACCCGCTCTTCGACAAGGCCGTCGAGATCATCCTCGAGACCAAGCGCGGCAGCGTGTCCCTCCTCCAGCGCCGCCTCGCGATCGGTTACACCCGCGCCTCGCGCCTCGTGGACCTCATGGGCATGGCCGGCATCATCGGCGAGCACAAGGGCTCCGTCGCTCGCGAGGTCGTCATCACCCGCGAGGAATGGGAAGCGATGAAGGCGCAGGCCCAGGCCGACGCCGACGGCACGCTCTGGGTCGACAACGCTACCCCCGCCCCCATCGACAAAGCCCTCGCCCGCGCCATCACCGCCCCCTCGCGCGGCGAGCCCGTCACACCGCCCCCCTTCGACGCCGACGACGAGGAAGAAGTCGAAGCAGAAGACGCCGACGAGGTGGTCGACGAAACCGAGGACGACGAGGAACTGGTCGGCGAAGAAGGCGACGAGGAAGAGTACGAAGAAGAAGAGGAAGAGGACGACGCCGAACTCGTGGACGAAGAGGAAGGCGACGAGGAAGAAGAAGAGGAGTACGAGGAAGAGGACGCCGTCGACGAGGAAGAGGGCGAGGAAGAGGAAGGCGAGGACGACGAGGAGTCCGAAGACGACGACGAGTACGAATATGAGTACGAGTATGTCGACGAGGACGAGGAAGAGTCCGAGGACGACGAGGAAGAAGAGGACGATGACGCGCCGGAGATCAACACCGACGCGGCGAGGCGGCCGAAGACGAAGAAGTGA
- the asnS gene encoding asparagine--tRNA ligase has translation MTTASSPWLSVREAFSARPGSRVTLKGWVRTRRDSKAGLSFINLHDGSCFEPIQVVAPADLPNYAEGVLKLTAGASLVVEGEVVPSQGKGQSVEVRASSVEVIGLVDDPDTYPIQPKQHSFEYLRTVAHLRPRTNTFGAVARVRHTLAMAVHEFFDSRGFYWVHTPIITASDCEGAGQMFRVSTLDSVNTARTPEGAMDFEKDFFGREAHLTVSGQLNVEGYACALSKVYTFGPTFRAENSNTARHLAEFWMIEPEVAFCDLNGNADYAESFIKHCIRRLLDRNADDMAFFDERIEKGVVQAITQVAESPFERMDYTEAIERLKKSGERFEFPVEWGLDLQSEHERYLTEKLIRKPVVLMNYPKGIKAFYMRLSDDEKTVAAMDVLVPRIGEIIGGSQREERLDVLDRRIDEMGLPKENYWWYRDLRKYGTVPHAGFGLGFERLILFATGMQNIRDVIPYPRTPGNAEF, from the coding sequence ATGACCACCGCATCCTCTCCGTGGCTTTCCGTCCGCGAGGCGTTCAGCGCCCGTCCCGGCTCGCGCGTCACGCTCAAGGGCTGGGTCCGCACCCGGCGCGACAGCAAGGCGGGGCTCTCCTTCATCAACCTCCACGACGGGTCGTGCTTCGAGCCGATCCAGGTCGTCGCCCCGGCCGATCTGCCCAACTACGCCGAGGGCGTGCTCAAGCTCACCGCCGGCGCGTCGCTCGTGGTCGAGGGCGAGGTCGTCCCCAGCCAGGGCAAGGGCCAGAGCGTCGAGGTCCGCGCCAGCAGCGTCGAGGTCATTGGCCTGGTCGACGACCCCGACACCTACCCCATCCAGCCCAAGCAGCACTCCTTCGAGTACCTGCGCACCGTCGCGCACCTGCGCCCCCGGACCAACACCTTCGGCGCCGTCGCGCGCGTGCGGCACACCCTGGCGATGGCGGTGCACGAGTTCTTCGACTCGCGCGGGTTCTACTGGGTGCACACGCCCATCATCACCGCCAGCGACTGCGAGGGCGCGGGGCAGATGTTCCGCGTGAGCACGCTTGACTCGGTCAACACGGCGCGCACCCCCGAGGGCGCCATGGACTTCGAGAAGGACTTCTTCGGGCGCGAGGCGCACCTGACCGTCTCCGGCCAGCTCAATGTCGAGGGCTACGCCTGCGCGCTCAGCAAGGTGTACACCTTCGGCCCCACCTTCCGCGCCGAAAACAGCAACACCGCCCGACACCTCGCCGAGTTCTGGATGATCGAGCCCGAGGTCGCCTTCTGCGATCTCAACGGCAACGCCGACTACGCCGAGTCGTTCATCAAGCACTGCATCCGGCGCCTGCTCGACCGCAACGCCGACGACATGGCGTTCTTCGACGAGCGCATCGAGAAGGGCGTCGTGCAGGCGATCACGCAGGTCGCCGAGAGCCCCTTCGAGCGCATGGACTACACCGAGGCCATCGAGCGCCTCAAGAAATCCGGCGAGCGCTTCGAGTTCCCCGTCGAGTGGGGACTCGACCTGCAGAGCGAGCACGAGCGCTACCTGACCGAAAAACTCATCAGGAAGCCCGTCGTGCTGATGAACTATCCCAAGGGCATCAAGGCGTTCTACATGCGCCTGAGCGACGACGAGAAGACGGTCGCGGCGATGGACGTGCTCGTCCCGCGCATCGGCGAGATCATCGGCGGCAGCCAGCGCGAGGAGCGCCTCGATGTCCTCGACCGGCGCATCGACGAGATGGGCCTGCCGAAAGAGAACTACTGGTGGTACCGCGACCTGCGCAAGTACGGCACGGTGCCCCACGCCGGCTTCGGCCTGGGCTTCGAGCGCCTCATCCTCTTCGCGACGGGCATGCAGAACATCCGCGATGTGATCCCCTACCCGCGCACGCCGGGGAACGCGGAGTTTTGA
- a CDS encoding HAD-IA family hydrolase, with the protein MTNDRLAAPSRIPELVVFDLDGTLVDTLPAIADACNAVLEEIGLPTHPREAYRRFAGDGATMLLKRATGHRFDDDPEKLRDLVNRFRERDEKADAALAHPYEGITSMLSGLLEREIPMAILSNKEHAEAVALVEQRFGREPFVDILGHDGRFPLKPSPESLLHLIKHASTTPSRTMYVGDTDTDMKTGRALPPGPDGACFVVGCAWGFRDAHELASTGADVVLERPTDLLRVVDGAEGTRHEA; encoded by the coding sequence ATGACGAACGACCGCCTCGCCGCTCCCTCGCGCATCCCCGAACTCGTCGTGTTCGACCTCGACGGCACGCTGGTCGACACCCTGCCGGCGATCGCCGACGCGTGCAACGCGGTCCTCGAAGAGATCGGGCTTCCGACGCATCCGAGAGAAGCGTACCGCCGCTTCGCAGGCGACGGGGCGACCATGCTCCTCAAACGCGCCACGGGCCATCGCTTCGACGACGACCCGGAGAAACTGCGGGACCTGGTGAACCGCTTCCGCGAACGCGACGAGAAGGCCGACGCCGCCCTGGCGCACCCCTACGAGGGGATCACCTCGATGCTGTCGGGCCTGCTCGAGCGCGAGATCCCCATGGCGATCCTGAGCAACAAAGAGCACGCCGAGGCGGTCGCCCTCGTCGAGCAGCGCTTCGGGCGCGAGCCCTTCGTCGACATCCTGGGCCACGACGGGCGCTTCCCCCTCAAGCCCAGCCCCGAGTCCCTCCTCCACCTCATCAAGCACGCCAGCACCACCCCCTCGCGCACGATGTACGTCGGCGACACCGACACCGACATGAAGACCGGGCGCGCCCTCCCCCCCGGGCCCGACGGCGCCTGCTTCGTCGTCGGCTGCGCCTGGGGATTCCGCGACGCCCACGAACTGGCCTCCACCGGGGCGGATGTGGTTCTCGAGCGCCCGACGGACCTGCTGAGGGTGGTGGACGGGGCGGAAGGCACGAGGCACGAGGCATAA
- the coaE gene encoding dephospho-CoA kinase (Dephospho-CoA kinase (CoaE) performs the final step in coenzyme A biosynthesis.), translated as MSEQRAGSDKASPLVIGLAGGIGSGKSSVARAFAALGCLVIDSDAEVRLLLARDEVKRALASWWGPGVLDAKGEVDRGAVARIVFTDPAQRARLEGLLHPMLRTNREAMKRRAREAGAPALILDAPLLFEAGLHTECDAVVYVETPRETRLERVRQGRGWTEEELDRREKSQLPLEEKRSRSDYVVGNDGDPASLEDEVSRLLARMLTRRTKV; from the coding sequence TTGAGCGAGCAGCGCGCGGGTTCCGACAAAGCGTCGCCGCTGGTCATCGGGCTGGCCGGGGGCATCGGCTCCGGGAAGTCGTCGGTGGCGCGCGCGTTCGCGGCGCTGGGGTGCCTGGTCATCGATTCCGACGCCGAGGTGCGCCTGCTCCTGGCGCGCGACGAGGTGAAGCGAGCGTTGGCGTCGTGGTGGGGGCCCGGCGTGCTCGACGCGAAGGGCGAGGTCGATCGCGGCGCCGTGGCGCGGATCGTGTTTACGGATCCTGCGCAGAGGGCGCGTCTGGAGGGGCTGCTGCACCCCATGCTGCGCACGAACCGCGAGGCGATGAAACGACGCGCCAGGGAGGCCGGCGCCCCGGCGCTGATCCTCGACGCGCCCCTCCTCTTCGAGGCCGGCCTGCACACGGAATGCGACGCGGTCGTTTACGTCGAAACCCCTCGTGAGACGCGCCTGGAGCGGGTCCGTCAGGGTCGTGGCTGGACGGAGGAGGAGCTGGACCGGAGGGAAAAATCCCAGCTCCCCCTTGAAGAGAAGCGGTCTCGGTCCGATTATGTGGTAGGGAACGACGGGGACCCGGCCTCCCTTGAGGACGAAGTTTCCCGCCTTCTCGCCCGGATGCTCACACGCCGCACGAAGGTGTAG
- the rpe gene encoding ribulose-phosphate 3-epimerase: MPPRPTMTNPARLPMIAPSILSADFSRMGEECRGILAAGADALHLDVMDGHFVPNLTMGPDMCKWVRKACPSALLDVHLMVQRPAMYIEPFAKAGADHFTFHIEVAPTKPQVREMLAAIRAQGMTAGVAINPPTDLRALLEVIDPDDASLRPEMVLVMSVNPGFSGQSFLEDTLDKTRAVRERFGPDLRIQMDGGVKPDNAARVRDAGCDVLVAASAVFGKPEHERAAVIASLRG, from the coding sequence ATGCCCCCACGCCCGACGATGACGAACCCCGCCCGGCTGCCGATGATCGCGCCGTCGATCCTCAGCGCGGACTTTTCGCGCATGGGCGAGGAGTGCCGCGGGATTCTGGCGGCGGGCGCCGACGCGCTGCACCTGGATGTGATGGACGGGCACTTCGTCCCCAACCTGACGATGGGGCCCGACATGTGCAAGTGGGTGCGCAAGGCCTGCCCGAGCGCGCTGCTCGATGTGCACCTGATGGTGCAGAGGCCGGCGATGTACATCGAGCCCTTCGCGAAGGCGGGGGCCGACCACTTCACCTTCCACATCGAGGTCGCGCCGACCAAGCCGCAGGTGCGCGAGATGCTCGCGGCGATCCGGGCGCAGGGCATGACCGCCGGCGTCGCGATCAACCCCCCCACCGACCTTCGCGCGCTGCTCGAGGTGATCGACCCCGACGACGCCTCGCTCCGCCCAGAGATGGTCCTGGTCATGAGCGTGAACCCGGGCTTCAGCGGGCAGTCGTTCCTCGAGGACACGCTCGACAAGACCCGCGCCGTGCGCGAGCGGTTCGGTCCGGACCTGCGCATCCAGATGGACGGGGGCGTGAAGCCCGACAACGCGGCGCGCGTTCGCGACGCCGGCTGCGACGTGCTCGTCGCGGCGTCGGCGGTGTTCGGGAAGCCCGAACACGAGCGGGCGGCGGTCATCGCATCGTTGCGCGGGTGA
- a CDS encoding histidine phosphatase family protein: protein MARTDDLRVLLVRSGPTDWDDAGRLQGETDLPLSACGREAFAARVASVAINDADSQIDVVLHGPDECSGQSGRILAAQLGVRARQVEDFREMDMGLWEGMRESELLERHPTVYKQWRADPTAVTPPDGDTLADAEVRVLRALRKSLEKAGRAGVAIVLRPVSLGIVRCWLTQRPLEDLWEVVGEAPEGEWFTVPRDRLKDLAVELKTGA from the coding sequence ATGGCTAGAACAGATGACCTCCGCGTCCTGCTCGTGCGATCCGGCCCCACCGACTGGGATGACGCCGGGCGTCTGCAGGGCGAAACCGATCTCCCCCTGAGCGCCTGCGGTCGCGAAGCGTTCGCCGCACGCGTCGCGTCGGTCGCGATCAACGACGCCGACAGCCAGATCGATGTCGTCCTGCACGGGCCCGACGAGTGCTCAGGCCAGTCCGGTCGCATTCTCGCGGCCCAGCTGGGCGTGCGCGCCCGCCAGGTCGAGGACTTCCGCGAGATGGACATGGGCCTCTGGGAGGGCATGCGCGAGAGCGAACTCCTCGAGCGCCACCCGACCGTCTACAAGCAGTGGCGCGCCGACCCGACCGCCGTCACCCCACCCGACGGCGACACGCTCGCCGACGCCGAGGTCCGCGTCCTGCGCGCGCTGCGCAAATCGCTCGAGAAGGCCGGTCGCGCCGGCGTCGCGATCGTGCTCCGCCCCGTGTCGCTGGGCATCGTTCGCTGCTGGCTGACCCAGCGCCCCCTCGAGGACCTGTGGGAGGTCGTGGGCGAAGCGCCCGAGGGCGAGTGGTTCACGGTCCCACGCGATAGACTCAAGGACCTCGCGGTCGAACTCAAGACCGGCGCCTGA
- the rho gene encoding transcription termination factor Rho: MGGGPSGGGANPAFVSYGPISSNQLPNEEELAREAAELEKIVGTKEYKEAEKEALNLHELRRMKIADLHKVADKEGLSDYHQTPRQELIFQILKARGSKGGIMFGEGTLDIAPEGYGFLRSAEQSYLAGPDDIFVAPSQIRQLGLKRGMEIRGAIRGPKENEKFFALLRVDSVNNKDPKTLASMTTFEDLTPLHPEERIVLETEPGIIETRIIDMVAPIGKGQRGLIVAPPRTGKTVLLQKMTQAIKKNYPDIRVIVLLIDERPEEVTDFKRNTDPSVEVIASTFDEQPRRHVQVAEMVIEKARRAVEFGEHVVILLDSITRLARAYNNEMPHSGKIMSGGIDSGALQRPKKFFGSARAIEGGGSLTILATALVDTGSKADEVIFEEFKGTGNSELHLDRKLVDKRVWPAIDIAASGTRREELLLDPKELELVYRLRKVLADMNVVEAMELMKSRLGKVKTNAEFLMTMAMGG; this comes from the coding sequence ATGGGCGGCGGGCCCTCCGGCGGCGGCGCCAACCCGGCCTTCGTCTCCTACGGCCCCATCTCCTCGAACCAACTCCCCAACGAGGAAGAGCTCGCCCGCGAGGCCGCCGAACTCGAGAAGATCGTCGGCACCAAGGAATACAAGGAAGCCGAGAAGGAGGCCCTCAACCTCCACGAACTCCGGCGCATGAAGATCGCCGACCTCCACAAGGTCGCCGACAAGGAGGGCCTCTCCGACTACCACCAGACGCCCCGCCAGGAACTCATCTTCCAGATCCTCAAGGCCCGAGGCAGCAAGGGCGGGATCATGTTCGGCGAGGGCACCCTCGACATCGCGCCCGAGGGCTACGGCTTCCTGCGCTCCGCCGAGCAGTCCTACCTCGCCGGACCCGACGACATCTTCGTCGCGCCCTCCCAGATCCGCCAGCTCGGCCTGAAGCGCGGCATGGAGATCCGCGGCGCGATCCGCGGCCCCAAGGAGAACGAGAAGTTCTTCGCCCTGCTGCGCGTCGACAGCGTCAACAACAAAGACCCCAAGACCCTCGCCTCGATGACCACCTTCGAGGACCTCACGCCACTCCACCCGGAGGAGCGAATCGTCCTCGAGACCGAGCCCGGCATCATCGAGACGCGCATCATCGATATGGTCGCGCCCATCGGCAAGGGCCAGCGCGGGCTGATCGTCGCCCCGCCTCGCACCGGTAAGACCGTGCTGCTGCAGAAGATGACGCAGGCGATCAAGAAGAACTACCCCGACATCCGCGTGATCGTGCTCCTCATCGACGAGCGCCCCGAGGAAGTCACGGACTTCAAGCGCAACACCGACCCCTCGGTCGAGGTCATCGCGTCGACCTTCGACGAGCAGCCGCGCCGGCATGTGCAGGTCGCCGAGATGGTCATCGAGAAGGCGCGACGCGCCGTTGAGTTCGGCGAGCATGTCGTGATCCTGCTCGACTCCATCACCCGCCTCGCCCGAGCGTACAACAACGAGATGCCCCATTCCGGCAAGATCATGTCCGGCGGCATCGACTCGGGCGCCCTCCAGCGCCCCAAGAAGTTCTTCGGCTCGGCCCGCGCCATCGAGGGCGGCGGCTCGCTCACCATCCTCGCCACGGCGCTGGTCGACACCGGCTCCAAGGCCGACGAGGTGATCTTCGAAGAGTTCAAGGGCACCGGCAACAGCGAGCTGCACCTCGACCGCAAACTCGTCGACAAGCGCGTGTGGCCGGCGATCGACATCGCCGCGTCCGGCACCCGCCGCGAGGAGCTGCTGCTGGACCCGAAGGAACTCGAACTGGTCTACCGCCTGCGCAAGGTCCTCGCCGACATGAATGTGGTCGAGGCGATGGAACTGATGAAGAGCCGCCTGGGCAAGGTGAAGACCAACGCCGAGTTCCTGATGACGATGGCGATGGGCGGCTGA